The Streptomyces sp. NBC_01353 genome contains a region encoding:
- a CDS encoding flavin reductase family protein: MTGLDVFTDVLDHPVYVVTAAAGNGERAGCLVGFASQCSIDPACFTVWLSRNNHTYPVACRSSHLAVHVLSRAQIETARLFGEETGDEIDKFTRVTWRTGPGGVPVLADARAWFVGRVEQRWDGGDHVGFLLTPVAVGAAEPEKATGAEAETEPEAEGAADAQGAVRPEGAGRPAVLRLSDVSDFSPGHPA; this comes from the coding sequence GTGACGGGACTGGACGTGTTCACGGACGTGCTCGACCACCCGGTGTACGTCGTGACGGCGGCGGCAGGGAACGGCGAGAGGGCCGGGTGCCTCGTGGGGTTCGCCTCCCAGTGCTCGATCGACCCTGCGTGCTTCACGGTGTGGCTGTCCCGGAACAACCACACGTACCCGGTCGCCTGCCGCTCCTCCCATCTCGCGGTGCACGTCCTGAGCCGTGCGCAGATCGAGACCGCACGGCTCTTCGGCGAGGAGACGGGCGACGAGATCGACAAGTTCACCCGTGTGACGTGGCGGACCGGACCCGGCGGCGTGCCCGTACTCGCCGACGCCCGCGCCTGGTTCGTCGGTCGGGTGGAGCAACGGTGGGACGGCGGGGACCACGTCGGCTTCCTGCTCACCCCGGTCGCGGTAGGCGCCGCCGAACCTGAGAAGGCCACGGGCGCCGAAGCCGAGACCGAGCCCGAAGCCGAGGGCGCCGCCGACGCCCAGGGCGCGGTCCGACCCGAGGGCGCCGGCCGGCCCGCCGTCCTTCGTCTCAGCGACGTCTCCGACTTCAGTCCCGGTCACCCGGCCTGA
- a CDS encoding DUF6578 domain-containing protein: protein MTIWVDDWQIQCCGQSFAPGDVVSWTLLEVDPEDYAGVVGSERATGIDFREE, encoded by the coding sequence TTGACGATTTGGGTCGATGACTGGCAGATCCAGTGCTGCGGACAGAGCTTCGCGCCAGGGGACGTTGTCTCGTGGACGCTGCTGGAGGTCGATCCGGAGGACTACGCCGGCGTCGTCGGTAGCGAACGTGCGACTGGGATCGATTTCCGCGAGGAGTAA
- a CDS encoding SpoIIE family protein phosphatase, whose product MSSPRPGGRPWDEQAPGPLWSEPGTLLEHVAVAVLGIDEEGRICYWGPGAQRLFGYKAADVLSRPAAVLFPAAPLDGTGAAERLAERGRTLGYWRTRVQALHQDGRVFDCGFRVFPVTGAEGGSVILGLASESEGLDRVKTNLAFLDALFETCPIGLVMLDENLRYVHLNQALADMDGIPIEDHIGRTMDEFMITSDGGEYQRMLRAVADEGRPVVNTLVVLRTTGRPDRDHVRSVSFFPLSQAVGTRPGLGGLLVDVTDREQAIVEAAAGRQRLALLDRAAARIGATLDVDVTARELVEAVVPEFCDASVVEVVEWEDEREVFDPESVLVTRRIAAGTCLPPPAPELVSGLERVTYPPGSSIHETLRTGRPVCVPVNADFMIRTVMHQARAQLLIDTGLTSLLIAPLIARGTVQGIAMFGRSGTRPDFTDQDLSLAGELASRAALCLDNARLYSRVQDIALTLQRELLPTALANSPSVRVAHRYLPGGRVTEVGGDWYDVIDLPGGRVALVVGDVVGHGVPAAAAMGRLRITAKALARQNLEPDSLLRELDACAQDAGIAYATCLYIRYDPTTGLARIANAGHLPPLRRRADGAVESIDEVLGVPLGVGDVPFRTTEIELHDGDTLALYTDGLVEARGVDIDEGMAALRSQLAGATGTLEETADGILARLLPDAPTDDAVIVLARIRRQGPELRPGDRD is encoded by the coding sequence GTGTCCTCGCCTCGACCGGGGGGTCGACCGTGGGACGAGCAGGCGCCCGGGCCTCTCTGGTCGGAACCCGGAACGCTGCTGGAACATGTGGCGGTAGCCGTGCTCGGCATCGACGAGGAGGGCCGGATCTGCTACTGGGGGCCCGGTGCGCAGCGGCTCTTCGGCTACAAGGCCGCGGACGTCCTGTCCCGGCCGGCCGCCGTCCTCTTTCCCGCCGCCCCCCTCGACGGGACCGGTGCGGCGGAGCGCCTCGCGGAGCGCGGCCGCACGTTGGGCTACTGGCGGACGCGCGTGCAGGCGCTGCACCAGGACGGCAGGGTCTTCGACTGCGGGTTCCGGGTCTTCCCGGTGACCGGCGCCGAGGGCGGCTCCGTCATCCTGGGGCTGGCGAGCGAGAGCGAGGGGCTCGACCGGGTGAAGACCAACCTCGCCTTTCTCGACGCGCTCTTCGAGACGTGCCCGATCGGCCTGGTGATGCTCGACGAGAACCTGCGCTACGTCCATCTCAACCAGGCCCTGGCCGACATGGACGGGATCCCGATCGAGGACCACATCGGGCGGACCATGGACGAGTTCATGATCACGTCCGACGGGGGCGAGTACCAGCGCATGCTGCGGGCCGTCGCCGACGAGGGCCGGCCCGTCGTGAACACGCTTGTCGTCCTGCGTACGACGGGCCGTCCCGACCGGGACCATGTACGCTCCGTGAGCTTCTTCCCCCTCAGTCAGGCCGTCGGCACGCGGCCTGGCCTGGGCGGTCTCCTCGTGGACGTCACCGACCGTGAGCAGGCCATCGTGGAGGCGGCCGCCGGGCGGCAGAGACTGGCGTTGCTGGACCGGGCCGCGGCCCGCATCGGCGCCACGCTGGACGTGGACGTCACCGCCCGCGAACTGGTCGAGGCAGTCGTTCCCGAGTTCTGCGACGCCTCCGTGGTGGAGGTCGTGGAGTGGGAGGACGAACGCGAGGTGTTCGATCCGGAATCGGTGCTGGTCACCCGTCGAATCGCGGCCGGCACGTGCCTGCCGCCTCCCGCCCCCGAGCTGGTCAGCGGCCTGGAGCGCGTGACCTACCCGCCCGGCTCCAGCATCCACGAGACTCTGAGAACGGGCCGGCCCGTCTGCGTCCCCGTGAACGCCGACTTCATGATCCGGACGGTCATGCACCAGGCCCGCGCCCAGCTCCTCATCGACACCGGTCTGACGTCTCTGCTCATCGCTCCACTCATCGCGCGGGGCACGGTGCAGGGAATCGCCATGTTCGGCCGCTCCGGCACCCGCCCGGACTTCACCGACCAGGACCTCAGTCTGGCGGGCGAGCTCGCCTCGCGGGCTGCGCTGTGCCTGGACAACGCGCGGCTCTACAGCCGCGTCCAGGACATCGCGCTCACCCTCCAACGGGAGCTGCTGCCCACCGCGCTGGCGAACAGCCCGTCCGTGCGCGTCGCCCACCGCTACCTGCCCGGCGGCCGCGTCACGGAGGTCGGCGGCGACTGGTACGACGTGATCGACCTGCCGGGCGGCCGTGTGGCGCTGGTGGTCGGCGACGTGGTGGGGCACGGCGTGCCCGCAGCGGCGGCGATGGGTCGCCTTCGCATCACCGCCAAGGCGCTGGCCCGCCAGAACCTGGAACCCGACAGTCTGCTCAGGGAGCTCGACGCCTGCGCCCAGGACGCCGGCATCGCGTACGCGACCTGTCTCTACATCCGCTACGACCCGACGACCGGCCTGGCCCGCATCGCGAACGCGGGTCACCTGCCGCCGCTGCGCCGCCGGGCGGACGGCGCGGTCGAGTCGATCGACGAGGTGCTCGGAGTGCCGCTGGGCGTCGGCGACGTGCCTTTCCGTACGACGGAGATCGAGCTCCACGACGGCGACACCCTCGCGCTCTACACCGACGGCCTCGTCGAGGCGCGCGGCGTCGACATCGACGAGGGAATGGCGGCGCTCCGGTCGCAGCTCGCAGGCGCGACCGGCACGTTGGAGGAGACGGCGGACGGCATCCTGGCGCGCCTGCTGCCGGACGCGCCCACCGACGACGCCGTGATCGTCCTCGCCCGGATCCGGCGTCAAGGCCCCGAACTCAGGCCGGGTGACCGGGACTGA